The following coding sequences lie in one Antricoccus suffuscus genomic window:
- a CDS encoding HSP90 family protein — protein MREQFQVNLRGIVEILSHHLYSSPRVYLRELVQNARDAIVAREHLGDSFAPEIFIDVDEAAAIVTVTDNGVGLNAHEMRTLLATIGSSSKRTDFESARRDFLGQFGIGLLSCFLVADEIEVYSRSARDAGAETVKWTGYADGTFTVSTVDVGLEHAGSQVRLVLRPDEREWGTPKRVERLANDFAQHLEVPIVVRSGENSSLVSAKTPPWRMSPDDAVEYCRRTFGFLPLSVVPLTVEAAGVNGVAFITDSKGRLGDRAGDLVYSHGMLVSTRNDQLVPDWAFFLRAVIDAGDVGLTASRETLQESGVLTDVRARIGDQVRDHIGAMADESPAIFTRFRDVHATGLRAMAISNPEMLDFVCKHLPVQSTVGSLPIDDLIEKYQKISYVSRLQDYNALSALAAAQDIVLVNAGYVYEEDILRAVAESRPLVHIDRLDLRTVADSLPMAPEEDSEWAAQLTDLARQTLESIEVEVDVRAFRPGSVPAFYVPADDQAPKDDSGVWGDLMGDLDLSGPSGLAKLVLNVASPPVRALRAGIDPRVRRDSIIALHVLAVLLGGHKLVENESQLLSQSLTTLISAATQTERLDTRPHVEER, from the coding sequence ATGCGTGAGCAGTTCCAGGTAAACCTCCGCGGGATCGTTGAGATCCTGTCGCATCACTTGTATTCCAGTCCGCGGGTCTACCTGCGCGAGCTGGTTCAGAACGCTCGGGACGCGATTGTCGCTCGCGAACACCTTGGTGACTCTTTCGCGCCGGAGATTTTCATAGACGTCGACGAAGCGGCCGCGATCGTCACGGTCACCGATAACGGGGTCGGCCTGAATGCGCACGAGATGCGCACTCTCCTAGCCACCATCGGAAGCTCGTCGAAACGAACGGACTTCGAGTCCGCTCGGCGTGACTTTCTTGGCCAGTTCGGCATTGGGCTGTTGTCCTGCTTCCTTGTCGCCGATGAGATCGAGGTGTACTCCCGCAGTGCCCGCGACGCCGGTGCCGAAACCGTCAAATGGACCGGGTACGCCGACGGCACCTTCACGGTCTCGACTGTGGACGTCGGGCTCGAGCATGCCGGTAGCCAGGTCCGCCTGGTGCTGCGTCCCGACGAGCGTGAATGGGGTACGCCGAAGCGCGTCGAACGGCTGGCAAACGACTTCGCGCAGCATCTCGAAGTGCCCATCGTCGTACGGTCGGGCGAGAATTCGAGTCTGGTCAGCGCTAAGACGCCGCCGTGGCGGATGTCGCCGGACGATGCCGTGGAGTACTGCCGCCGCACCTTCGGTTTCCTTCCGCTGTCGGTCGTCCCGCTCACGGTCGAGGCGGCCGGGGTGAATGGCGTCGCCTTCATCACCGATTCAAAAGGCAGACTCGGCGATCGTGCCGGTGACCTGGTCTACTCCCACGGAATGCTGGTGAGCACCCGGAACGATCAGCTTGTCCCGGACTGGGCGTTCTTCCTACGCGCGGTGATTGATGCCGGCGATGTCGGCCTGACCGCATCTCGCGAGACGCTGCAGGAAAGTGGCGTACTGACCGACGTGCGCGCGCGGATCGGGGACCAGGTCCGTGACCACATCGGCGCTATGGCTGACGAGTCGCCGGCGATCTTCACGCGGTTCCGCGACGTGCACGCGACGGGGCTGCGGGCGATGGCCATTTCGAATCCGGAGATGCTCGACTTCGTCTGTAAGCATTTGCCGGTGCAGTCGACCGTCGGTTCGCTGCCCATTGACGATCTGATCGAGAAATATCAGAAAATCTCGTACGTCTCGCGTCTTCAGGACTACAACGCGCTGTCTGCTCTCGCTGCCGCGCAGGACATCGTCCTGGTCAATGCCGGATACGTATACGAAGAAGACATCCTGCGGGCCGTTGCCGAGTCTCGTCCACTCGTGCACATCGACCGCCTCGACCTGCGGACAGTGGCCGACAGTCTGCCGATGGCCCCGGAGGAGGACAGTGAGTGGGCCGCCCAATTAACGGATCTGGCGCGGCAGACTCTGGAGTCCATCGAGGTCGAGGTCGACGTACGGGCGTTCCGGCCGGGGTCTGTGCCGGCGTTCTACGTCCCGGCCGACGACCAGGCGCCTAAGGACGATTCCGGCGTTTGGGGTGACCTGATGGGAGACCTCGACCTATCCGGGCCGTCTGGCCTTGCAAAGCTGGTGCTGAACGTTGCGAGCCCGCCGGTCCGTGCGTTGCGCGCCGGGATTGATCCGCGGGTACGCCGTGACTCGATCAT
- a CDS encoding SDR family NAD(P)-dependent oxidoreductase: MSRFIVTGGASGIGRATVTAMLKRGDSVGVIDFNQDSLIAIAAEFPDESRDGRLATAQADVSLEPAMQEAIDFFAAQFDGLDGIVNNAGIGGAFGHLADLQVEDWDATFAVNTRGVFIGIKHTARILVEQGTGGSIVNVASVAGLIGDAGSQAYSASKAAVIQMGRVFASELAPHKIAVNTVNPGLIATPLNPISKRRNEEAFTAAQPWPEVGRPEHIAQAILFFTSPDTSFITGEAIAVDGGLTSIGAQPGDALGTNSRGFGVYGMNFGNTGRSAVVRGKTTE, encoded by the coding sequence ATGAGTAGATTCATCGTCACGGGCGGAGCGAGCGGAATCGGCCGCGCGACCGTCACGGCCATGCTGAAGCGCGGCGACTCGGTCGGCGTCATTGATTTCAACCAGGACTCACTCATCGCGATCGCCGCAGAATTTCCCGATGAGTCTCGCGATGGACGCCTCGCCACCGCTCAGGCGGACGTATCGCTCGAACCGGCGATGCAGGAAGCAATCGATTTCTTCGCCGCGCAGTTCGATGGGCTCGACGGCATCGTCAACAACGCGGGTATCGGCGGCGCGTTCGGTCATTTGGCCGACCTGCAGGTCGAGGACTGGGACGCGACGTTCGCAGTCAACACCCGTGGTGTGTTCATCGGAATCAAGCACACCGCGCGAATCCTCGTAGAGCAGGGCACCGGCGGATCGATCGTCAACGTCGCTTCGGTCGCCGGGTTGATCGGCGACGCGGGTTCACAGGCATATTCCGCGTCCAAAGCTGCGGTCATCCAGATGGGCCGGGTGTTCGCGTCGGAGCTCGCACCACACAAGATCGCCGTCAATACCGTCAACCCCGGGCTGATTGCCACGCCCCTCAACCCGATCAGCAAACGACGTAACGAAGAGGCCTTCACCGCCGCCCAACCCTGGCCCGAGGTCGGCCGTCCCGAACACATTGCGCAAGCAATCCTCTTCTTCACCTCGCCGGACACGTCGTTCATCACTGGGGAAGCGATCGCGGTCGACGGTGGACTCACCTCGATCGGCGCTCAGCCAGGCGACGCGCTTGGGACGAACTCACGAGGGTTCGGCGTCTACGGCATGAACTTCGGAAATACCGGCCGGTCCGCCGTAGTCCGCGGGAAGACGACCGAATAG
- a CDS encoding siderophore-interacting protein produces the protein MAKVPKILADLAERRGFTARVLASEVLAPTLTRITFTSDYFRDHALSPCDVTSFRIAPDDFRHYTPESVDTDSGTATMLIHRHDDSDAPGTAMLDSLRPGDELTWCGMTSARNFRWTSPANAVAIGDTSTLGLLVAMTRRAKQEDARFLAVAEVDPCALPYARELLPGSVVLAANSTPGAAVDDWLSTSQPKLDEVAQATVYLAGHGQSIQRQRDALRNRGFDRKAIKTQPYWATGKVGL, from the coding sequence GTGGCCAAAGTCCCGAAGATCCTTGCCGACCTCGCCGAGCGGCGCGGGTTCACCGCACGCGTCCTCGCTTCGGAGGTGCTTGCGCCGACCCTCACCCGGATCACGTTCACAAGCGACTATTTTCGTGATCACGCCCTGTCGCCGTGCGACGTCACCTCATTTCGGATCGCCCCAGACGACTTCCGCCACTACACGCCGGAGTCGGTCGACACCGATTCCGGTACGGCGACGATGCTGATTCACCGGCACGACGACTCCGACGCACCCGGGACGGCAATGTTGGACTCACTCCGGCCCGGCGACGAACTCACGTGGTGCGGAATGACGTCGGCACGCAACTTTCGGTGGACGTCTCCGGCGAATGCGGTCGCGATTGGCGACACGTCAACTCTCGGCTTGCTAGTTGCCATGACACGACGGGCTAAGCAGGAGGATGCACGCTTCCTCGCTGTCGCCGAGGTCGACCCATGCGCGCTCCCCTACGCACGTGAGCTCTTGCCGGGCAGCGTCGTACTCGCCGCGAACAGTACGCCGGGGGCTGCGGTGGACGACTGGCTGTCGACCTCGCAACCGAAGCTCGACGAGGTGGCGCAGGCTACCGTCTACCTAGCCGGACACGGGCAGTCGATCCAGCGCCAGCGCGACGCACTGCGCAATCGCGGCTTCGACCGCAAAGCGATCAAGACCCAGCCGTACTGGGCGACCGGCAAGGTCGGCCTCTAA
- a CDS encoding enoyl-CoA hydratase/isomerase family protein produces the protein MDLANVQYVVRDRVAEITMTRAPVNALNHALVDDILAAYRLAKDDPDVRAVILTSAFDNAFSAGMDLAMIRGGTGMDLRRFLGKLYFEMHDLQYRMGKPTIAALTGPARAAGVTLAVSCDVIVADAATDLSYPEINVGVIPAMHFVHLPRQIGRHKAFELLFSGDPISALDAERRGLINHAVPHDQVMTKAREIARGFAAKSPVVMKLARDSFMRQNDFEYRRAIENVVETICNIIATDDAQEGLNAFNEKRAPRW, from the coding sequence ATGGACCTTGCGAATGTGCAGTACGTCGTACGCGATCGAGTTGCCGAGATAACGATGACCCGCGCGCCGGTCAACGCCCTCAACCACGCACTCGTCGATGACATCCTGGCGGCGTACCGGCTGGCGAAAGACGACCCCGACGTACGGGCGGTCATCTTGACGAGCGCCTTCGACAACGCCTTCAGCGCAGGCATGGACCTGGCGATGATCCGCGGCGGCACCGGCATGGACCTTCGCCGCTTCTTGGGGAAGCTCTACTTCGAGATGCACGACCTTCAGTACCGCATGGGAAAGCCGACCATAGCCGCGCTTACCGGCCCGGCCCGCGCGGCCGGGGTGACCCTCGCCGTGTCGTGCGACGTAATCGTTGCCGATGCCGCAACGGATCTTTCGTACCCAGAGATCAACGTCGGCGTGATTCCGGCGATGCACTTCGTGCATTTACCCCGCCAGATCGGCCGACATAAGGCATTCGAGTTGCTCTTCAGCGGCGATCCGATCTCGGCGCTCGATGCGGAACGACGCGGGCTGATCAACCACGCCGTACCGCACGACCAGGTCATGACTAAGGCGCGGGAGATCGCCCGTGGATTCGCCGCGAAGTCGCCGGTCGTCATGAAACTCGCGCGCGACTCGTTTATGCGTCAGAACGACTTCGAATATCGGCGGGCTATCGAAAACGTCGTCGAGACGATCTGCAACATCATCGCCACCGACGACGCTCAAGAGGGACTGAACGCATTCAACGAAAAACGCGCACCTCGCTGGTGA
- a CDS encoding SDR family NAD(P)-dependent oxidoreductase: MSGLLENKSVLVTGAGSGIGRASAQAVAREGGAVTVADIKLAGAQETVDMITQAGGRAVAVEVDVTDEVQVDAMVTAAEDAFGPLDCAFNNAGIARGRDHVPGTLTAQTSFQAWQDVLGVNLNGVFLCLRRELQSMEKRGAGAILNTASVAGLIGLAGASPYTASKHAVVGLTKASALEYAKTGIRVNALCPGYVTTPMTNGTKQGDDKRMERVPMGRYGTVDEVAELVVWLLSDRASFCTGSSFTVGGGIEAG; encoded by the coding sequence ATGTCGGGTTTGCTGGAAAACAAGTCGGTGCTCGTGACCGGTGCTGGATCGGGGATCGGGCGGGCGAGCGCGCAGGCAGTTGCTCGCGAGGGCGGAGCGGTGACCGTCGCCGACATCAAGTTGGCCGGCGCCCAAGAGACCGTCGACATGATCACTCAGGCCGGCGGGAGGGCTGTCGCTGTCGAAGTGGACGTCACCGACGAAGTCCAGGTCGACGCGATGGTGACGGCCGCGGAGGACGCGTTCGGGCCGCTCGACTGTGCGTTCAACAACGCCGGCATCGCGCGTGGCCGTGACCATGTGCCGGGGACGCTCACTGCGCAAACATCCTTCCAAGCCTGGCAGGACGTGCTCGGCGTCAACCTCAACGGCGTGTTTCTGTGCCTCCGGCGCGAGCTGCAAAGCATGGAGAAGCGCGGAGCCGGAGCGATCCTCAACACCGCATCGGTCGCGGGACTGATCGGCCTCGCCGGCGCCTCGCCGTACACCGCGAGCAAGCACGCGGTCGTCGGACTGACCAAGGCCTCCGCTCTTGAGTATGCGAAGACCGGGATCCGCGTCAATGCGCTGTGCCCGGGGTATGTCACGACGCCGATGACGAATGGGACGAAGCAGGGCGACGACAAGCGGATGGAGCGCGTGCCGATGGGACGCTACGGCACGGTCGACGAGGTCGCCGAACTCGTCGTGTGGCTGCTGTCGGATCGTGCGTCGTTCTGCACCGGTTCGTCGTTCACCGTCGGCGGCGGCATCGAGGCCGGCTGA
- a CDS encoding sulfurtransferase — MAKRRSELLVEPQWLAEHLDDPDIRILDCTTYMTAQPTGPSKIDSGLPDYRKGHIPGAQHVDMVTQMSDPSGEYPYTLPKPGQLDALFSKLGIGNEHRVILYARSAPMTVTRVWYVLRALGHQQVSLLDGGFARWESEGLPVVTEVPAYEPTVYRSRFDPRRYVDRDDVRAAIDDDATVLVNSLGRNQFAGTGGAHYGRPGRIPGSVSVPAAELVDPKTHMYQSNDVIEKAFAEAGVAPTQRAVTYCGGGIAASTDAFALELIGHEDWALYDNSLLEWSTRAELPMESDA, encoded by the coding sequence ATGGCTAAACGACGTAGTGAGCTGTTGGTAGAGCCGCAGTGGCTCGCGGAGCACCTGGATGATCCGGATATCAGAATTCTGGACTGTACGACGTACATGACGGCGCAGCCGACGGGCCCGTCGAAGATCGACAGCGGCCTGCCGGACTACCGGAAAGGCCACATTCCCGGCGCGCAACATGTCGACATGGTGACGCAGATGTCCGACCCCAGCGGCGAATATCCCTACACATTGCCAAAACCCGGCCAGCTCGACGCGCTGTTCAGCAAGCTCGGTATCGGGAATGAACATCGGGTGATCCTCTACGCGCGCAGCGCCCCGATGACGGTAACGCGCGTGTGGTACGTCCTGCGGGCGCTTGGCCACCAGCAGGTCTCGCTCCTTGATGGCGGGTTTGCGCGTTGGGAGTCCGAGGGGCTGCCGGTGGTGACGGAGGTGCCGGCGTACGAACCCACGGTCTACCGTTCACGATTCGACCCGCGCCGGTACGTCGATCGCGACGATGTCCGTGCGGCGATCGACGACGACGCCACGGTGCTGGTCAACTCCCTTGGGCGCAATCAGTTCGCCGGTACCGGCGGTGCCCACTACGGGCGCCCGGGGCGGATACCGGGAAGTGTCAGTGTCCCGGCTGCCGAACTCGTCGATCCGAAGACCCATATGTACCAGTCGAACGACGTGATCGAAAAGGCTTTTGCCGAGGCGGGTGTGGCACCAACCCAGCGTGCGGTTACGTACTGCGGGGGAGGGATCGCCGCCAGCACAGACGCGTTCGCGCTCGAGCTGATTGGTCACGAGGACTGGGCGCTCTACGACAACTCGTTGCTCGAGTGGTCGACCCGGGCCGAATTGCCGATGGAGTCCGACGCCTAG
- a CDS encoding amidase family protein, with protein MGAAQELVDAIAGGKTTAVEATEQAIKRIEDGDGDINAVVVRDFDRARAEAKEADARLARGERAPLLGLPMTVKESINIAGLPTTWGYAEHANFIADRDAVLATRLKKAGAVIVGKTNVPPGLADLQSVNPVYGATHNPHMHGRSSGGSSGGAAASLAAGFVTAEVGSDIGGSIRTPAAFCGVWGLKPTHGIISKAGHSMPGTDGSDDVLSVVGPMARSAEDLDLLLGVLADHPLPAPREGKLAGLRVAVVAAHPLAPMSSDVASTLEARAAQLETLGATIDRTPKLPDLEAMHRDYLRLLNTVMSHGIPPAGREPVTLAAWFDMLDTHARTGREWDAALSERYDAVLAPVFGTTAFPLDDNDIASRMIEIDGRSEPCASQLAWAGLAIYPGLPSVSFPAGKGSEGLPIGLQLIGPRYADREVLRIASQIAI; from the coding sequence ATGGGTGCAGCACAGGAGCTCGTCGACGCGATCGCGGGCGGAAAAACGACGGCCGTCGAGGCGACAGAGCAGGCAATCAAGCGGATCGAGGACGGCGACGGCGACATTAACGCGGTAGTCGTGCGCGACTTCGACCGCGCTCGCGCAGAGGCGAAGGAAGCCGACGCGCGGCTAGCCCGCGGCGAGCGCGCTCCGCTGCTCGGTCTGCCGATGACCGTCAAGGAGAGCATCAACATCGCGGGCCTGCCGACCACGTGGGGGTACGCCGAGCACGCCAACTTCATCGCCGATCGTGATGCCGTACTGGCCACACGGCTCAAGAAGGCCGGCGCCGTGATCGTCGGCAAGACCAACGTGCCACCCGGACTGGCAGACCTGCAATCGGTCAACCCGGTGTACGGCGCGACCCATAACCCGCACATGCACGGCCGCTCTTCGGGCGGATCGTCGGGCGGTGCGGCCGCGTCGCTCGCCGCTGGATTCGTGACGGCCGAGGTCGGCAGCGACATTGGCGGCTCAATCCGTACGCCGGCGGCATTCTGCGGCGTATGGGGACTCAAGCCGACGCACGGCATCATTTCCAAGGCCGGGCACTCGATGCCGGGCACCGACGGATCCGACGACGTACTGTCCGTCGTGGGTCCGATGGCGCGGTCGGCGGAGGACCTGGACCTGCTGCTCGGCGTACTCGCCGACCATCCACTCCCGGCGCCGCGCGAAGGCAAATTGGCCGGGCTACGCGTCGCGGTCGTCGCCGCGCACCCGCTCGCGCCGATGAGTTCCGACGTGGCGAGCACACTCGAGGCGCGGGCCGCGCAGCTCGAGACACTGGGCGCGACTATCGATCGGACCCCGAAGCTGCCGGACCTCGAGGCGATGCACCGCGACTACTTGCGGTTGCTCAATACGGTCATGTCGCACGGCATCCCTCCGGCCGGCCGGGAACCGGTCACCCTCGCGGCCTGGTTTGACATGCTCGACACACACGCGCGGACCGGACGAGAATGGGATGCGGCACTAAGTGAGCGGTACGACGCCGTCCTCGCGCCGGTCTTCGGCACTACGGCGTTCCCGCTCGACGACAACGATATCGCGAGCCGGATGATCGAGATAGACGGACGATCCGAACCGTGCGCATCACAATTGGCCTGGGCGGGTCTAGCGATCTACCCCGGCCTACCGAGCGTCTCTTTCCCAGCAGGTAAGGGAAGCGAGGGACTCCCGATCGGGTTGCAGTTGATCGGGCCCAGGTACGCCGACCGCGAGGTGCTCCGCATCGCCAGCCAGATCGCGATCTGA
- a CDS encoding S53 family peptidase, whose translation MNGKSVVLPGSSRRPVSHVVGARALPADERIAITLILRRRASVPVTATGPVRITSSEFAESYGADPGDVQIVADVLHAAEIDVLETHLASRRMRVAGTAAALGALFGSSMEQVESLDPVTDQSVTHRHRTGELTVPAALSAIVVAVLGLDDRPQSRAHLRAAVEPKVSYTPPELAAAYQFPAEAASSEQHLAILELGGGFTAADLTSYFAGIGVPEPVVTAYGVDGSANAPGKDPTGADGEVMLDIEIAGALTPGTMIDVYFAPNTDAGFVDGVSTAIHASPTPAALSISWGDSEDVWTAQGRNALNDAFIDAAALGVTVTVAAGDGGSSDRATDAKAHCDFPASSPYALGCGGTRLEYDVARGTVSSETVWNDPPHGATGGGVSDAFSLPAWQSGVGVPARPTTSGAGRGVPDVAADADPETGYAVRVDGKDVVYGGTSAVAPLWAALVCILSRSIGRSLGFLQPTLYAGLVAGAVGAGFRDVIEGNNGAYTAKAGWDACTGLGVPVGTDLLARLRSATN comes from the coding sequence ATGAACGGAAAGTCGGTCGTGCTTCCAGGCAGTTCGCGGCGGCCGGTGAGCCACGTCGTCGGCGCGCGAGCCTTACCGGCCGATGAGCGCATTGCTATCACGCTGATCTTGCGCCGTCGTGCGTCCGTGCCGGTGACGGCTACCGGCCCGGTCAGGATCACCTCAAGCGAGTTCGCGGAGAGTTACGGCGCCGATCCGGGCGACGTGCAGATTGTCGCCGATGTACTGCATGCTGCGGAAATCGACGTACTAGAGACCCACCTGGCGTCCCGGCGGATGCGCGTAGCCGGCACTGCCGCGGCGCTGGGTGCCCTGTTCGGATCATCCATGGAACAGGTCGAGAGCCTCGATCCGGTGACTGACCAATCGGTGACGCACCGGCATCGCACCGGGGAACTCACCGTGCCCGCCGCGCTTTCGGCGATCGTCGTCGCCGTACTGGGCCTCGACGACAGGCCGCAGTCCCGCGCCCACCTGCGGGCTGCCGTCGAGCCAAAGGTCAGCTATACGCCGCCGGAACTCGCTGCGGCGTACCAATTCCCGGCCGAGGCGGCGAGTTCCGAGCAGCACCTGGCGATCCTTGAACTCGGCGGCGGATTTACCGCCGCGGACTTGACAAGCTACTTTGCCGGGATCGGCGTACCCGAACCGGTCGTGACGGCGTACGGCGTCGATGGCTCGGCTAATGCGCCCGGCAAGGATCCCACCGGTGCCGATGGGGAGGTCATGCTGGACATCGAGATTGCCGGCGCACTGACACCCGGGACGATGATCGACGTCTACTTCGCGCCCAACACCGACGCGGGGTTCGTCGACGGGGTCAGTACGGCGATCCACGCCTCACCAACACCGGCAGCGCTGTCGATTAGCTGGGGTGACTCCGAGGATGTCTGGACAGCGCAGGGGCGAAACGCACTCAACGACGCATTCATCGATGCGGCCGCGCTCGGGGTGACCGTCACCGTCGCGGCCGGAGATGGCGGCAGCAGCGACAGGGCCACCGACGCCAAGGCACATTGCGACTTTCCCGCCTCGAGTCCCTACGCGCTCGGCTGCGGCGGGACGCGCCTGGAGTACGACGTAGCGCGCGGCACGGTGAGCAGCGAAACTGTGTGGAACGACCCGCCGCACGGTGCGACCGGCGGCGGCGTCAGCGACGCGTTTTCCTTGCCAGCGTGGCAAAGTGGGGTCGGCGTACCGGCGCGTCCGACTACGTCGGGGGCCGGTCGAGGTGTCCCGGATGTAGCGGCCGACGCCGACCCAGAGACCGGCTACGCGGTCCGTGTCGACGGCAAGGACGTCGTCTACGGCGGCACCAGTGCGGTGGCTCCGCTGTGGGCGGCGCTGGTGTGCATCCTGTCGCGGTCGATCGGCCGGTCTCTCGGATTCCTGCAGCCGACGCTGTACGCCGGACTCGTTGCCGGCGCTGTGGGAGCCGGGTTTAGGGACGTGATCGAAGGCAACAACGGCGCCTATACGGCGAAGGCCGGATGGGATGCGTGCACCGGTCTCGGCGTACCGGTGGGGACCGACCTGCTCGCTCGATTGCGCTCTGCGACTAATTGA
- a CDS encoding VOC family protein, whose protein sequence is MRMRLRQVAFVATDLGPVEQQIENELGVELCFRDPGVGKYGLKNALYPVGDKLLEVVSPQEDGTTAGRLLEKRSGDGGYMVILQVDDLASLRSRIDENGVRIVSEPKGETIAGLHLHPKDVGGAILSVDQSEKWDDWDWAGPGWREHIKTETVTDMVGVAVQSDDPAAMAKRWGTVLGRDVTTQGNESHIELDEGVLRFVPTGDDRGDGVTAIDVRAADGVARTTNLCGVAINFVA, encoded by the coding sequence ATGAGAATGCGACTTCGTCAGGTGGCCTTTGTGGCCACGGATCTTGGACCGGTAGAGCAGCAGATCGAGAACGAGCTCGGGGTGGAGCTGTGTTTCCGTGACCCGGGCGTCGGGAAGTACGGCCTGAAAAACGCGCTGTATCCGGTCGGCGACAAACTGCTTGAGGTGGTCTCGCCGCAAGAAGACGGGACGACCGCGGGACGCCTGCTCGAGAAGCGCAGTGGCGACGGCGGCTACATGGTCATCTTGCAAGTCGATGATCTCGCTTCGCTGCGCTCGCGCATTGACGAGAACGGCGTCCGGATCGTCAGCGAGCCGAAGGGCGAGACGATCGCCGGCCTGCACCTGCACCCCAAAGATGTGGGCGGCGCAATCCTCTCGGTCGACCAGAGCGAGAAGTGGGACGACTGGGACTGGGCCGGGCCAGGCTGGCGCGAGCACATTAAGACCGAGACGGTGACCGACATGGTCGGCGTCGCGGTTCAGTCCGACGATCCTGCCGCGATGGCGAAACGGTGGGGGACCGTGCTCGGGCGTGACGTCACCACCCAGGGCAACGAGTCGCACATCGAACTCGACGAGGGCGTCCTTCGGTTTGTGCCGACCGGCGACGATCGCGGCGACGGCGTGACTGCGATCGACGTACGCGCGGCAGACGGCGTCGCGCGTACGACGAATCTGTGCGGCGTAGCGATCAACTTCGTCGCCTGA
- a CDS encoding type II toxin-antitoxin system death-on-curing family toxin gives MTDFLQLADALQVIQRYGFHVRDAGLLASALGRPSASMFGVDAYETLDRKAAALLESAVRNHALVDGNKRTGWTLLVLFLWINGYQHDFTADEGFDFVLGVAEGTIGLDDAEQRIAAHRIPRS, from the coding sequence GTGACGGACTTTCTCCAACTTGCCGATGCGCTCCAAGTTATCCAGCGGTATGGATTTCATGTACGTGACGCGGGGTTGTTGGCGTCGGCGCTCGGTCGACCGTCGGCGTCCATGTTCGGCGTGGACGCCTACGAGACTCTGGACCGGAAGGCCGCCGCGCTACTGGAGTCTGCCGTCCGCAACCACGCCCTCGTAGATGGCAACAAGCGCACGGGCTGGACGCTCCTGGTCCTCTTCCTGTGGATCAACGGATACCAACATGACTTCACCGCCGATGAAGGATTCGACTTTGTCCTCGGCGTCGCCGAGGGAACGATTGGGCTGGACGATGCTGAGCAACGAATCGCGGCACACCGCATTCCGCGTTCATGA
- a CDS encoding ribbon-helix-helix protein, CopG family gives MAMNVRIPEALDRQLEELAAREHVSKHSLVLQGVELIVRTRARREEIDRGIDFVMDHDAELLSRLEDA, from the coding sequence ATGGCCATGAATGTGCGGATTCCTGAAGCGCTTGACCGACAACTCGAGGAGTTGGCCGCCCGTGAGCATGTTTCAAAGCACTCGCTCGTTTTGCAAGGTGTCGAGCTCATCGTGCGCACCAGGGCGCGTCGAGAAGAAATTGACCGTGGTATTGACTTCGTCATGGACCATGACGCCGAGTTGTTAAGTCGGCTCGAAGACGCGTGA
- a CDS encoding SipW-dependent-type signal peptide-containing protein, with protein sequence MTVTAASHPKHRFRIRALLAIGAVVGLGAALTMAAFTDEGNVGATFSTGSLDISFDQPPGTNQGPESAPYTTTLGIAAGKLGSVAVAPLQVNNSGSLAFTYGMTTTAAGDTGLAGALKVTVAVAATTCTQAGGLVGGTVIIDGVTGLKNATMAATRPLAPAANEILCFKVELPDIPANNVPAIQGKTTTATFKFTATQS encoded by the coding sequence ATGACCGTGACCGCAGCATCTCACCCTAAACATCGATTCCGGATTCGCGCTCTGCTGGCAATTGGAGCTGTCGTCGGGTTGGGCGCCGCGCTGACCATGGCGGCATTCACCGACGAAGGCAATGTCGGGGCGACATTCTCCACCGGAAGCCTGGACATCAGCTTCGACCAGCCGCCGGGCACCAACCAGGGCCCCGAGTCCGCGCCGTACACCACGACTCTCGGAATCGCCGCCGGCAAGCTGGGATCGGTCGCCGTGGCTCCGTTGCAGGTAAACAACAGCGGTTCGCTTGCTTTTACATACGGAATGACCACGACGGCCGCCGGTGACACCGGATTAGCCGGCGCCTTAAAGGTGACGGTTGCGGTCGCCGCTACGACCTGCACTCAGGCCGGCGGTCTTGTCGGCGGCACTGTCATCATCGATGGCGTAACCGGCCTGAAGAACGCCACGATGGCTGCGACTCGGCCGCTCGCGCCAGCTGCGAACGAGATCCTGTGCTTCAAGGTTGAATTGCCGGATATACCGGCAAACAACGTGCCGGCGATCCAAGGCAAGACGACTACCGCGACCTTCAAGTTCACCGCGACGCAGTCCTGA